From the bacterium genome, the window CCAGTATGAGAAAAGAAAGCAATGTAGAGGTCATCATTGTTTAACTCCTTGACGTTTTCAAGTTTTACGGGAGCTTCCTCGCCATTTTAAATCCGAGTATCCTGCGCGTTGATTAACTGTTCGAGCCGATGTGAATAGGAAATCCGATAATCGGTTCAGATAGCGGATTATCTCCGGATTTATCTCTTCGATTTCGCTAAGAGCGATTACTTTTCGTTCAGCGTTGCGGCAGACTGATCGAGCGATATGAAGCTGTGCCGCGACTGGTGTCCCGCCTGGCAAGATGAAAGCATTCAACGGTTCAATGTCATTTTCGAGCTTGTCGATTGCGTGTTCAAGAAACTCGACATGGCTTGTAGTTACACAAAGATGCGGATCGGACTTTTCGGTCGATCCTGCCAGTTCCGCGCCCAATTCAAAAAGGTGGTTCTGAATTTGCTCAATCAAAGCGGCCAAATCTCTATACGAAAGGTAAGCCCTGGATAGACCTAAGTGGGAGTTGAGCTCATCCACTGTGCCATAAGCTTCCACGCGCGGATCGTTCTTGCGTACGCGCTTTCCCCCAATTAAGTCGGTTTCCCCTCGGTCACCCGTCTTTGTATAGATGCGCATATCAACATTGTACCTCAAGGTTTTGAACTGAATAGTGATAGCGCTTACAAGCAATCACAACTAACCTTAGTTCAGTTGCTTGACAATGGGAATTAGCTCTTGTATACTGGAGTTGATTGATCCGAAACAGGAGGTCACCAAACAGCCGGTGATAACATCGCGGCTAGATGTAGTATTTGCTCATCATAGTGAAGAAATTTTCGCCAACCTTCTAGATTTCTATAAGGTGCGGTGGGAGTACGAACCGCGCGCTTTTGTCCTCTTAAGGGATGAAGATGGTAATATCAAAGAATCATTTACTCCCGACTTTTATCTTCCCGATTACGACCTCTATATCGAACTCACCACACGCCGAAAGAACTTAGGAACCCGAAAACGCCGCCGTATCGAGCGTTTAGAAGAACTCTATCCCGACATCAAAATCCGCCTCTTCCACCCCAAAGACATCCAAAAACTTATGGTCAAGTATTCAATTCCTGCTCAGACTAAAGTCTGAAGAAACGCTTATTTGAAGCCGATCAACGTGCTTTCCTTTGTTTCTTGCGGAATTGCCAAACTGTTTTTACCAGTGTTTACGTGGTACAAATAGAATTAGCGTTGGATTGAAATCAGGAAGGCAAATATGACACACCCACCACTTATGAGTACGATAATTGCAATCGGTCTAATACCTGTCGCATTTCTTTTTATACATGCGTTTGTGAGCGGCTTGAAGAAGGGCAGCCTGCATCCGGTGACGGGAACGACGGCAATCTTGTGCGATATAGGCATGTCGTTGGGCTATATGATTGCCAGGAGCCTCCACTTATCGATTGCGGTGGGACCAGCAGCGGAAGGATATATCCGCAAGCTCTTTTGGATACATGGTCCCATTTCAGGACTGGTGATCTTATTGGAAGTGGCTGTCCTCATCACTGGTATTAACAATTATCGCCTCAAAAAGCGCGATATTGAACGTCCCACCCTCCACGGTAAGCTATCCCGTACCCTCTTTTACCTCTGGTGGGTCGCCTTTCTTACCGGCGAAGCACTCTATCTGGGGAGATACGTGCTGTAGGAAGAGAATATGAAGGCACAATTTGAATTTCATCCACCCCAAAGTTAGTCATTCTAAATGGAGCTATTTACCTCGATCATTTGGGTTTAGATGATTGTGGGCCGACTGTTAACACGTTACAATAAGTTCCAGTCGCACATTCCCCCATAACTTGACCCCTAAATCTCCTGCCCCCTACCTGGCGT encodes:
- a CDS encoding cob(I)yrinic acid a,c-diamide adenosyltransferase, giving the protein MRIYTKTGDRGETDLIGGKRVRKNDPRVEAYGTVDELNSHLGLSRAYLSYRDLAALIEQIQNHLFELGAELAGSTEKSDPHLCVTTSHVEFLEHAIDKLENDIEPLNAFILPGGTPVAAQLHIARSVCRNAERKVIALSEIEEINPEIIRYLNRLSDFLFTSARTVNQRAGYSDLKWRGSSRKT